ATGCAGGGTTCGGGTCCGCAAAAGAAACGAACCGACGCTTCAGGTATCTTCTTGAACAAGGTCAGACAGGTCTGAGTGTTGCTTTTGACCTTCCTACTCAGATCGGGTACGATTCCGACGATGCAATGGCCCTTGGAGAAGTTGGGAAGGTCGGTGTTGCCATTGACTCACTGGAGGATATGGAGCAGCTTCTTGAGGGGATTTCCCTCGATAAAGTAAGTACTTCGATGACCATTAATGCCCCGGCAGCTGTCCTTCTGGCTATGTACATGGTTGTAGCAGAAAAGCAGGGAGTGCCGGCTGGAAAAATACAAGGGACCATACAAAATGACATTTTAAAAGAATATATCGCACGGGGGACGTATATTTTCCCACCGAAACCTTCCATGAGACTCATAACTGATATCTTTTCATACTGTGCGGAACATGCGCCTAAATTTAACACAATTTCAATCAGCGGTTACCACATCCGGGAAGCGGGATCGAACGCCGTACAGGAACTGGCCTTTACTATTGCCAATGCGAAAGCCTATGTTGATGCAGCATTGGAGTCCGGGCTTGATGTTGATACATTTGCACCAAGACTTGCCTTTTTCTTTAACGGGCACAACCATTTCTTTGAAGAAGTGGCGAAATTCAGAGCTGCCAGACGGATGTGGGCGAAGATTATGAAAGAAGAGTATGGAGCAAAGAACGAAAAAAGCTGGCAGCTGAGATTTCATACACAAGTGGCAGGATCAACCCTCACTGCCCAGCAGCCGGATAATAATATTGTCCGTGTAGCTCTTCAGGCACTTGCAGCTGTAATGGGCGGTACTCAGAGCCTTCACACAAATGCCAAAGATGAAGCTCTCGCTCTGCCGACTGAAGACTCAGCCAGAATTGCCCTTCGTACACAGCAGATTATTGCAAGCGAAACCGGCGTGGCCGACACGATTGACCCATTGGGAGGCTCTTTTTACGTTGAATCCCTAACCGATGAGATGGAAAAAAGAGCGCAGGAATATATTAAGGAAATTGAAAACAGGGGAGGAGCCGTTGCGGCTGTTGACCAGCAGTATATGCAGCGTGAAATCCGCAGAACGGCTTATGAAACGCAGAAAAAGATTGAGAACGAACAGGAAATAGTGGTCGGGGTAAATAAATACCAGCTCGATGAAGAACCGGAGCCTGAATTACTTGAAGTGGACGAGAGCTTTGTAAGCGATCAGCATAACCGGCTGAATGAGCTCAGGGAAACCCGTGATAATACAAAAGTGAAAAAGGCACTGGAAGAGCTTAAATTTCATGCAGAAGGCAGCGCAAATCTTATGCCTTATATTAAAGAAGCCGTTAGAGAGTACGCAACGGTCGGTGAAATCTGCAATACGTTGCGAGAGGTATTTGGAGAGTATCAAGGATAGGGGCAGAGGAGGTAATTCATATGAGAGAAAAAATAAGAGTATTAATTGCAAAACCGGGACTGGACGGTCATGACAGAGGAGCGCTGGTCATTGCACAGGCATTAAGGGATGCAGGGATGGAGGTTATCTATACAGGGCTTCGCCAGTCACCAAAACAGATTGTCAGAGCAGCCTTGCAGGAAGATGTGGATGCCATTGGTCTTTCATGTTTATCCGGAGCTCATAACGTGTTATTCCCCGAGGTGCTGAAACTTTTAAAAGAAGAACAGGCTGAGGATATTATTGTGTTCGGAGGAGGGGTTATCCCTCATCAGGATGCAAAGAAACTGGAAGAAAACGGGATCAAAAAGATCTTTACACCTGGCACGTCAACGAAAGCTGTAGCCGCTTATATCGAACAGGCGGTCCGGGAAAAGCAGGGGTTATCAAAAGAACTTCTTGCACCGCCGTCAGGAGTTGATCACATCGGTATTGCAGTAAATGATATTGATGAAGCGATGACGTTTTATGCTGATCACCTTCATCTTAAAGCCGAGGCAGTAGTGGAAGTTCCGTCAGAAGGAGTAAGAGTCGCGTTTATTCCGGTTGGGAATACGAAACTGGAGCTTTTGGAACCTTTGGATGAAAAAAGTCCGGTAGCAGCTTTCCTGAAAAAGCGAGGGGAAGGGATTCATCATGTGGCCTTTTCTACAGGGTCACTGGAGGAACGCCTTGTGCAGCTTAAAAAAGAGGGGCTTCCTGTATTAA
This DNA window, taken from Alteribacter keqinensis, encodes the following:
- a CDS encoding acyl-CoA mutase large subunit family protein, giving the protein MKTKETSYFKQWQEKTENETAKRPERSERFETSSAIPVDRVYTPDELTGSYETELGLPGEFPYTRGIRRTMYRGRHWTMRQYAGFGSAKETNRRFRYLLEQGQTGLSVAFDLPTQIGYDSDDAMALGEVGKVGVAIDSLEDMEQLLEGISLDKVSTSMTINAPAAVLLAMYMVVAEKQGVPAGKIQGTIQNDILKEYIARGTYIFPPKPSMRLITDIFSYCAEHAPKFNTISISGYHIREAGSNAVQELAFTIANAKAYVDAALESGLDVDTFAPRLAFFFNGHNHFFEEVAKFRAARRMWAKIMKEEYGAKNEKSWQLRFHTQVAGSTLTAQQPDNNIVRVALQALAAVMGGTQSLHTNAKDEALALPTEDSARIALRTQQIIASETGVADTIDPLGGSFYVESLTDEMEKRAQEYIKEIENRGGAVAAVDQQYMQREIRRTAYETQKKIENEQEIVVGVNKYQLDEEPEPELLEVDESFVSDQHNRLNELRETRDNTKVKKALEELKFHAEGSANLMPYIKEAVREYATVGEICNTLREVFGEYQG
- the mce gene encoding methylmalonyl-CoA epimerase; protein product: MREKIRVLIAKPGLDGHDRGALVIAQALRDAGMEVIYTGLRQSPKQIVRAALQEDVDAIGLSCLSGAHNVLFPEVLKLLKEEQAEDIIVFGGGVIPHQDAKKLEENGIKKIFTPGTSTKAVAAYIEQAVREKQGLSKELLAPPSGVDHIGIAVNDIDEAMTFYADHLHLKAEAVVEVPSEGVRVAFIPVGNTKLELLEPLDEKSPVAAFLKKRGEGIHHVAFSTGSLEERLVQLKKEGLPVLNEIPKTGAGGYPIAFLHPKAANGVLVELCDPTRKGEGVKS